Proteins encoded together in one Etheostoma cragini isolate CJK2018 chromosome 11, CSU_Ecrag_1.0, whole genome shotgun sequence window:
- the f5 gene encoding coagulation factor V isoform X6, whose product MRLCVRAAGAWRLLPVLVLLTVLHVKADPQQPKERHYYIAAVEIDWDYAGNDTHRSGPTYKKVVFREYDDKDFRQPKPHPSWLGLLGPTLRAQEGETIVVTFRNLATAPHSIHPHGIAYGKQSEGANYFDNTSQKEKEDDIVRPNSQHVYYWEVTKEVSPQPSDPSCLTYTYISHKNVVEDYNSGLIGALLICKPGTLDESGKQVGVYHEYVFLFGVFDENESKYKPKGHANHVKYTINGYTMGSLPDVSMCAYASVSLHLVGMSSEPEVFSVHMNGQVLQQTGHKVSSVGLISGSSATASMVALHTGRWLLSSHTIKHMEAGMHGFVDVKKCDNFQAPQRKMTIEQKRQSREWTYYIAAEEIIWDYAPNMPEHIDEDFTLQYLRQSPTRIGGKYKKAVYTLFNNESFTERLESKQRKNELGILGPVIKAQIRDVIKIVFKNMASRPYSIYPHGLTIEKSDEGVNYPAGGNQSHGVQPGETHTYIWRVVDEDQPLEGDSRCLTRLYHSAVDTPRDIASGLIGQILICKSRSLNIRGVQLKADKEQHAMLAVFDENKSWYLDENIRQYCDRSKVNKADPDFYKSNVMHSINGYVFESGPLLGFCNGEIATWHVSSIGAQDYIQTATFYGHTFEVNGRTEDFLSLYPMTGETITMNMDNIGVWLMASLNSHETTKAMRVKFQDVECFRDNLYEYSDESMDFNAWNPKSKDEIKKDEEKPKTVIVTPAEPDIYTDLFADELGLRSMKNQSRASSLEQLDLSFLDYDAVDVPDRDPNITLNSKEMKKKSETSIPKPSTLNETLISNREEVDELNHTAVNLLNKSMSENTTHVQNSSVPSAFDNSLVYKTENTTLLYSPNKLLNNDSITTESSAFVSNLINVSVSGNTTVHIATVLSMVQNVSAEITNHTAVLKETTNLSAALRGDSSSILDTEKVHVTLTGDNLTSVGMVLAEDFEERLTRGDVFSYSVPQSNSSLNNLHSTPEKNATSMPHSLKKEDENNTAANQVNVSADGTNSPLSIPKAHVEEVNIIILDLEVEATDNTTSDNDSLITTAKPSIPMADVVKVSISSTERSNLTILDLEVEATDNTTSDNDSLITTAEPSTPMADVVKVSISSTKISNLTILELEVTTKDKETIDNDSLIKAAEPSVPMADVEEVNIIIIEKSNLTILDLEVEAKDNTTSDNDSLITTAQPSIPTADDVEVSISSTERSNLTIFELEVDSDNDSLVTTVDPEYGLQMNSTESVPISANSSLKDVTQVLLGTGPLQNMTEKTLRSNLSKEISSEIWENVTALPGELNHTAPAERLSNETELYVWSDAVRKNNSGGAVDSIEEVLIYLTENKTHVMKTTNVKMQEHNWTYEETHQMELMEIPDYMMKYFGKETPKTTPPPKKTKKVNLRQRPQKGQGMKTKRRKEYKPQAVSGLPFSPRGFNPGVTPRGARPLLTQPLSDEEELINKPVVIGVPRPDFSDYELYVPGDDPDHLGLEENVKADEYEYVTYKDPYKGDEDIKNLNLDDTTKYYLKLSGPNVKTYFLSAEEVEWDYAGYGQRRQDESQPNSRETKFTKVVFRGYMDSSFSTPDVRGEIDEHLGILGPVIKAEVGQSIMVVFRNKANRPYSLHPNGVSYTKQTEGLSYEDGSKYWYKYDNEVQPNTTFTYLWKVNSMVGPMADESHCRTWAYYSGVNPERDIHSGLIGPLLVCREGTLNRESTDMREFTLLFMTFDESQSWYYKENHEMMQRKSRRRFMETNSNENLKFHSINGITYNLKGLRMYTKQLVCWYLINMGSPKDFQSVHFHGQTFLHKKTTSYRQAVYPLLPGSFATLEMFPSKPGLWQLETEVGFNQQKGMQTLFLVLDNECYRPLGLESGSVKDSQITAINTRGNWKPHLARLNNPGKFNAWSTEQNKSWIQVDFQRPVVISQVATQGAKQMFLSQYVVKYSISYSTDRQKWIFYKGDSRDLRKVFPGNQDAHTEKKNILFPPVVGRFIRLHPINWYGKATVRMELFGCELDGCSVPLGMESRLIKDHQITASSTASSWYSGPWKPSLARLNTQGTINAWQAKHGDMNQWLQVELPTIKKITGIMTQGAKSLGKEMYVMSYALQYSNNGIHWNQYTDDESVPFKTFLGNTSNNDPVKNYIYPPIFSRFIRIIPISWMNSITMRIELLGCDFE is encoded by the exons ATGAGGCTCTGTGTCCGGGCTGCTGGAGCTTGGCGTCTCCTGCCTGTCCTGGTTCTTCTGACTGTCCTCCATGTCAAAGCAGACCCGCAGCAACCCAAAGAGAGACACTATTACATCGCTGCTGTTGAGATAGACTGGGACTACGCTGGCAATGACACACACAG GTCTGGGCCCACCTATAAGAAAGTGGTCTTTCGGGAGTATGACGACAAAGACTTCAGACAGCCCAAGCCTCATCCCTCCTGGTTAG GTCTGCTTGGACCCACGCTGAGGGCTCAGGAGGGCGAGACGATTGTCGTCACTTTCAGAAACCTGGCCACAGCCCCGCACAGCATCCACCCACACGGCATCGCTTACGGGAAACAGTCAGAGG GAGCAAACTACTTTGACAACACGTcccagaaagagaaagaggacgACATAGTGCGGCCGAACAGTCAACACGTTTACTACTGGGAGGTGACGAAAGAGGTTTCTCCACAGCCAAGCGACCCTTCCTGTCTCACCTACACCTACATCTCCCACAAAAATGTTGTCGAGGACTACAACTCAGGCCTCATTGGTGCTTTACTCATCTGCAAGCCCG GCACGCTGGATGAGTCGGGGAAGCAGGTCGGCGTCTACCATGAGTATGTCTTCCTCTTTGGGGTTTTTGACGAGAATGAGAGCAAGTACAAACCAAAAGGCCATGCCAACCATGTGAAATACACCATCAATGGATACACGATGGGATCGCTACCTG ATGTCAGTATGTGTGCCTACGCCTCTGTGAGCCTGCATCTGGTTGGTATGAGCTCAGAGCCCGAGGTGTTCTCGGTGCATATGAACGGGCAGGTGCTGCAGCAGACCGGCCACAAAGTGTCATCAGTGGGGCTGATCAGCGGCTCCTCGGCCACTGCCAGCATGGTGGCTCTGCACACGGGCCGCTGGCTACTCTCCTCACACACCATCAAGCACATGGAAG CTGGCATGCATGGTTTCGTGGATGTGAAAAAGTGTGACAACTTCCAAGCACCCCAGCGAAAGATGACCATTGAACAAAAACGCCAAAGCAGGGAGTGGACGTACTACATAGCTGCAGAGGAAATCATCTGGGACTATGCACCTAATATGCCCGAACACATCGACGA GGACTTCACGTTGCAGTACCTGAGACAGTCACCAACACGCATAGGTGGGAAGTACAAGAAGGCAGTGTACACGCTGTTCAATAATGAGTCATTCACTGAAAGGTTAGAGTCCAAGCAAAGGAAAAATGAGCTTGGGATCTTGGGCCCAGTGATCAAAGCGCAAATCCGAGATGTCATCAAG attgtttttaagAACATGGCCTCCAGGCCCTACAGCATCTATCCACATGGGCTCACAATAGAGAAGTCAGACGAGGGAGTAAACTACCCAGCAGGAG GCAACCAGTCTCATGGTGTTCAGCCAGGTGAGACACACACCTACATATGGAGAGTGGTCGACGAGGACCAGCCTCTCGAAGGAGACTCTCGATGTCTGACACGACTGTACCACAGTGCAGTGGACACACCGCGAGACATTGCCTCAGGGCTGATAGGGCAAATCCTTATCTGCAAGAGTCGGTCCCTCAATATCAGGGGGGTGCAG CTGAAAGCAGACAAGGAGCAGCATGCTATGTTGGCTGTATTTGATGAGAACAAGAGCTGGTATCTGGATGAAAACATTCGCCAATATTGCGATCGATCCAAAGTCAACAAGGCAGACCCGGACTTTTATAAGTCCAATGTCATGCACT CAATTAACGGTTATGTGTTTGAGAGCGGCCCGCTCTTGGGCTTCTGCAATGGCGAGATTGCAACATGGCACGTGTCCAGCATTGGAGCACAGGACTACATCCAGACAGCTACTTTCTACGGCCACACATTTGAGGTGAATGGGCGGACAGAAGACTTCCTCAGCCTCTACCCTATGACTGGAGAGACCATCACTATGAACATGGACAACATTG GTGTCTGGCTCATGGCTTCCCTAAATTCCCATGAGACAACCAAAGCAATGCGTGTAAAGTTTCAGGATGTTGAGTGCTTTCGTGACAACCTGTATGAGTACAGTGACGAATCAATGGACTTTAATGCGTGGAACCCTAAGAGCAAGGATGAAATAAAGAAGGACGAGGAAAAGCCCAAAACTGTGATAGTAACACCAGCTGAGCCAGACATTTACACAGACTTGTTTGCAGATGAATTAGGTCTCAGGTCTATGAAGAACCAATCAAGGGCCTCGAGTCTGGAGCAGCTAGACCTGTCTTTTCTCGACTATGATGCTGTTGATGTTCCCGACAGAGATCCGAATATCACCCTTAATTCCaaggagatgaagaaaaaaagtgagacCTCTATTCCAAAGCCAAGTACACTAAATGAGACATTGATTTCAAATAGGGAAGAGGTGGATGAACTGAACCATACAGCGGTTAATTTGCTAAACAAAAGCATGAGCGAGAATACAACACATGTGCAGAACAGTAGTGTGCCATCAGCTTTTGACAATTCATTGGTTTATAAAACAGAGAACACAACCCTGTTATATAGCCCAAATAAATTACTAAATAATGACAGCATAACTACAGAAAGCAGTGCTTTTGTATCAAATCTCATTAATGTTTCAGTGTCTGGAAACACAACCGTTCACATTGCTACGGTTTTATCAATGGTTCAAAATGTATCCGCAGAGATTACCAATCATACTGCAGTATTAAAAGAAACTACCAAtcttagtgcagctttaagagGAGATTCAAGTTCCATCTTGGACACTGAAAAAGTGCACGTAACCCTGACTGGTGATAACCTGACTTCCGTAGGCATGGTCTTGGCAGAGGATTTTGAGGAGAGACTCACCAGAGGGGATGTGTTTTCCTACTCTGTGCCTCAGTCCAATTCCAGCCTAAACAATCTCCACAGTACACCAGAGAAAAACGCCACCTCTATGccacacagtttaaaaaaggaagatgagaATAACACAGCAGCTAATCAGGTTAACGTGTCAGCAGACGGCACAAACTCTCCATTGTCTATTCCAAAGGCCCACGTTGAAGAGGTTAACATCAT TATCTTAGATTTAGAAGTGGAGGCCACAGACAACACAACCAGTGATAATGACTCCCTAATCACCACAGCAAAGCCATCTATTCCGATGGCTGATGTTGTAAAGGTTAGCATCAGCAGCACAGAAAGAAGCAACTTGACTATCTTAGATTTAGAAGTGGAGGCCACAGACAACACAACCAGTGATAATGACTCCCTAATCACCACAGCAGAACCATCTACTCCAATGGCTGATGTTGTAAAGGTTAGCATCAGCAGCACAAAGATAAGCAACTTGACCATTTTAGAATTAGAAGTAACGAccaaagacaaagaaaccaTTGACAATGACTCCCTGATCAAAGCAGCTGAGCCATCTGTTCCAATGGCCGATGTTGAAGAAGTTAACATCATCATTATAGAAAAAAGCAACTTGACCATCTTAGATTTAGAAGTGGAGgcaaaagacaacacaaccaGTGATAATGACTCCCTAATCACAACAGCACAGCCATCTATACCAACGGCTGATGATGTGGAGGTTAGCATCAGCAGCACAGAGAGAAGCAACTTGACTATCTTTGAGTTGGAGGTGGACAGTGACAATGACTCCCTGGTGACCACAGTAGATCCTGAGTATGGACTTCAAATGAATTCCACTGAAAGTGTACCTATTTCAGCCAATTCCAGCCTTAAAGATGTAACACAGGTATTGCTTGGAACTGGACCCTTACAGAATAtgacagaaaaaacattaagatCAAATTTATCAAAAGAGATTAGTTCAGAGATTTGGGAGAATGTCACAGCACTTCCTGGTGAGTTGAACCACACAGCTCCTGCAGAACGTTTGTCCAATGAGACAGAGCTGTACGTCTGGAGCGATGCGGTGAGAAAGAACAACTCTGGGGGAGCCGTAGACAGCATTGAAGAAGTGCTAATCTAcctcacagaaaacaaaacgCACGTGATGAAAACCACCAACGTCAAAATGCAGGAGCACAACTGGACTTATGAGGAAACTCACCAAATGGAATTGATGGAGATCCCTGACTACATGATGAAATATTTCGGGAAAGAAACCCCTAAAACGACACCACCTCCAAAGAAGACCAAGAAGGTGAACCTCCGACAGAGGCCTCAGAAGGGCCAAGGcatgaaaacaaagaggaggaaggaatACAAGCCTCAGGCCGTGAGTGGATTACCATTCTCCCCCCGGGGGTTCAATCCAGGAGTGACCCCGCGTGGGGCACGACCACTTTTAACACAGCCCCTATCTGATGAGGAGGAGCTCATCAACAAGCCTGTGGTCATCGGTGTGCCCAGGCCTGATTTCAGTGACTACGAGCTGTATGTTCCTGGAGACGACCCAGATCATCTAGGGTTGGAGGAAAATGTAAAGGCAGATGAATATGAGTATGTGACATACAAAGATCCCTACAAGGGTGATGAGGACATCAAGAATCTTAACCTGGATGACACAACCAAATACTACTTAAAGTTATCTGGCCCTAATGTCAAGACTTATTTCCTCTCTGCAGAGGAGGTTGAGTGGGACTACGCTGGCTATGGACAGAG GAGGCAGGACGAGTCACaaccaaacagcagagaaaCTAAGTTCACCAAGGTGGTTTTCCGAGGTTACATGGACAGCAGCTTTAGCACACCTGACGTCCGTGGAGAGATTGATGAGCACCTCGGGATCCTGGGACCTGTCATCAAGGCCGAGGTTGGGCAAAGCATCATG GTGGTGTTCAGGAACAAAGCCAACCGTCCGTACTCCTTACATCCAAACGGGGTTTCCTATACCAAGCAGACAGAGGGTTTGTCCTATGAAGATGGCTCTAAGTACTGGTATAAATATGACAACGAGGTTCAACCCAATACCACCTTTACGTATTTATGGAAGGTCAATTCCATGGTTGGGCCAATGGCAGACGAGTCTCACTGTCGGACCTGGGCCTACTATTCAGGCGTTAATCCC GAAAGAGACATCCACTCTGGCTTGATTGGGCCTTTGCTGGTGTGTCGAGAGGGAACCCTGAATAGGGAGTCAACTGACATGAGGGAGTTCACGCTGCTTTTCATGACCTTCGATGAGTCGCAGAGCTGGTACTACAAGGAGAACCACGAGATGATGCAGAGGAAAAGCCGAAGGAGATTTATGGAGACCAACTCCAATGAGAACCTCAAGTTCCACT CCATTAATGGCATTACATACAACCTGAAGGGCCTGAGGATGTACACCAAGCAGCTGGTGTGCTGGTACCTGATCAACATGGGTTCTCCCAAAGACTTTCAGAGCGTCCACTTCCACGGACAGACGTTCCTCCACAAGAAGACCACCAGCTACAGACAGGCCGTCTACCCACTGCTGCCTG GGAGCTTTGCTACTCTGGAGATGTTTCCATCCAAACCGGGCCTGTGGCAGCTGGAGACGGAAGTTGGTTTCAACCAACAGAAGGGCATGCAGACCCTCTTTCTGGTTCTAGATAACG AGTGCTACCGTCCGCTGGGCTTGGAATCAGGCAGTGTGAAAGACAGCCAGATCACAGCGATCAACACTAGAG GAAACTGGAAGCCCCATCTTGCCAGATTGAACAATCCGGGTAAATTCAACGCATGGAGTACAGAGCAGAACAAGAGCTGGATTCAG GTGGACTTCCAACGGCCAGTTGTAATCAGCCAGGTGGCCACGCAGGGAGCCAAGCAGATGTTCCTTTCCCAATATGTGGTCAAGTACTCCATCTCCTACAGCACCGACCGCCAGAAGTGGATCTTCTACAAGGGCGACAGCAGGGACCTCAGGAAG GTATTCCCTGGGAACCAGGACGcccacacagaaaagaaaaacatcttattTCCTCCTGTGGTTGGACGCTTTATCAGGCTCCATCCCATCAACTGGTACGGCAAAGCCACAGTCCGCATGGAGCTCTTCGGCTGTGAGCTCGACG GTTGCTCTGTGCCTCTGGGGATGGAGAGCAGACTGATAAAAGACCATCAAATCACAGCCAGCTCCACAGCTTCCAGCTGGTACTCCGGACCCTGGAAACCCTCTCTCGCACGCCTCAACACACAGGGAACCATCAATGCATGGCAGGCTAAG CATGGGGACATGAACCAGTGGCTTCAGGTGGAGCTTCCCACAATTAAGAAGATCACAGGTATCATGACGCAAGGAGCCAAGTCTCTGGGGAAAGAGATGTACGTCATGTCCTACGCTCTACAGTACAGCAACAATGGGATCCACTGGAACCAGTACACAGATGATGAGAGCGTCCCTTTCAAG acttttttgggaaataccAGTAACAACGACCCCGTGAAAAACTACATCTACCCTCCTATTTTTTCCCGCTTCATCCGAATCATCCCAATAAGCTGGATGAACTCCATCACTATGAGAATAGAACTACTGGGCTGTGACTTTGAGTG